From a region of the Bradyrhizobium manausense genome:
- a CDS encoding D-alanine--D-alanine ligase family protein: MRTTILFGGSNRERLVSVASAQALHQALPEADLWFWDVEDKVHVVQSKQLLEHSRPFEDEFKPGTSGIPLAQALDKAKAEDRVLVLSLHGGGAENGELQVMCEARGVPFTGSGSASSHLAFDKIAAKRFAALGGVTPPMGIALDDIDNAFAEYGKLIAKPARDGSSYGLIFVNAKQDLVAVRNAARHEEYVIEPYIAGVEATCGVLERTDGSIISLPPIEIIPGEGNFDYAAKYLLKSTQEICPGRFTAEVTAALKTQAMLAHRAMSCTGYSRSDFIVSEKGLVYLETNTLPGLTKSSLYPKALKAEGIEFVDFLRDLIELAVRRVPK, from the coding sequence ATGCGCACAACCATCCTCTTCGGCGGCTCGAATCGCGAACGTCTGGTCTCGGTCGCGTCGGCCCAGGCGCTGCATCAGGCGCTGCCTGAGGCTGATCTCTGGTTCTGGGACGTCGAGGACAAGGTGCATGTCGTGCAGTCGAAGCAACTGCTCGAACATTCCAGGCCGTTCGAGGACGAGTTCAAGCCGGGTACCTCAGGCATTCCGCTCGCGCAGGCGCTCGACAAGGCCAAGGCGGAAGATCGCGTTCTCGTGCTCAGCCTTCATGGCGGGGGCGCGGAGAATGGTGAGTTGCAGGTTATGTGCGAGGCGCGTGGCGTGCCGTTCACCGGCTCGGGCTCGGCCTCCTCGCATCTCGCCTTCGACAAGATCGCGGCCAAGCGCTTTGCCGCGCTCGGCGGCGTGACACCGCCCATGGGCATCGCGCTCGATGACATCGACAACGCCTTTGCCGAATACGGCAAGCTGATCGCAAAGCCGGCGCGCGACGGATCGAGCTACGGCCTGATCTTCGTCAACGCCAAGCAGGACCTCGTCGCGGTCCGCAATGCCGCCAGGCACGAAGAGTATGTGATCGAGCCCTATATCGCCGGCGTCGAGGCGACCTGCGGCGTGCTGGAACGTACCGATGGCTCGATCATCTCGTTGCCGCCGATCGAGATCATTCCGGGCGAGGGCAATTTCGATTACGCCGCAAAATATCTTTTGAAGTCCACCCAGGAGATCTGTCCGGGCCGATTCACCGCGGAGGTCACCGCCGCGCTCAAGACGCAGGCCATGCTGGCGCATCGGGCGATGTCCTGTACCGGCTATTCCCGCTCCGACTTCATCGTGTCGGAAAAGGGGCTGGTCTATCTCGAGACCAACACGCTGCCCGGGCTGACCAAGTCCTCGCTCTACCCCAAGGCGCTGAAAGCCGAAGGCATCGAATTCGTTGACTTCCTCCGCGACCTGATCGAGCTGGCGGTGCGGCGGGTGCCGAAATAG
- the murB gene encoding UDP-N-acetylmuramate dehydrogenase has product MSFPDITPELKAAMPDLRGRLLANQSLAELTWFRVGGPAQVLFTPADEDDLAYFFAHLASDVPVYVVGVGSNLIVRDGGIAGVVIRLAPRAFGDASASGNVVTAGAAALDKRVAEVAASANIGGLEFYFGIPGTIGGALRMNAGANGGETKDVLIEARGVGRDGTKHVFSNADMKFVYRNSGVDPSIIFTSAQFRGEIRDTDAIRARMAEVQNHRETAQPIREKTGGSTFKNPPGHSAWKLVDAAGCRGLRVGGAQVSEMHCNFLINTGDATAQDIETLGETVRDRVKANSGIELHWEIKRIGVSA; this is encoded by the coding sequence GTGAGCTTTCCCGACATCACGCCCGAGCTCAAAGCCGCAATGCCGGACCTGCGCGGCCGGCTGCTTGCGAACCAGTCGCTGGCCGAGCTGACCTGGTTTCGCGTCGGCGGTCCGGCGCAGGTGCTGTTCACGCCGGCGGACGAGGACGATCTCGCTTATTTCTTTGCGCATCTCGCGAGCGACGTGCCGGTCTATGTCGTCGGCGTCGGCTCTAACCTCATCGTGCGCGATGGCGGCATTGCCGGTGTGGTGATCCGGCTTGCGCCGCGCGCCTTCGGCGACGCGAGCGCGAGCGGAAATGTCGTCACCGCAGGTGCGGCCGCGCTCGACAAGCGTGTGGCGGAAGTCGCTGCCAGTGCCAACATCGGCGGGCTCGAATTCTACTTCGGCATTCCCGGCACGATCGGCGGCGCGCTGCGGATGAATGCCGGCGCCAATGGCGGCGAGACCAAGGACGTGCTGATCGAGGCGCGCGGCGTCGGGCGCGACGGCACGAAGCATGTATTCTCCAACGCCGACATGAAATTCGTCTACCGCAACAGCGGCGTCGATCCCTCCATCATCTTCACGTCGGCCCAGTTTCGCGGCGAAATCAGGGACACTGATGCGATTCGTGCACGAATGGCGGAGGTGCAAAACCATCGCGAGACCGCGCAGCCGATCCGCGAAAAGACCGGCGGCTCGACCTTCAAGAATCCGCCCGGCCATTCTGCCTGGAAACTTGTCGATGCTGCTGGCTGTCGCGGCTTGCGCGTCGGCGGCGCGCAGGTCTCCGAGATGCACTGCAATTTCCTGATCAACACCGGTGATGCCACCGCGCAGGACATAGAGACCCTGGGTGAGACCGTGCGCGATCGTGTGAAGGCGAATTCCGGAATTGAACTGCACTGGGAAATCAAGCGGATCGGGGTTTCCGCGTGA
- the murC gene encoding UDP-N-acetylmuramate--L-alanine ligase, giving the protein MRLPREIGPIHFVGIGGIGMSGIAEVLVNLGYAVQGSDASDNYNLDRLRKKGAKVSVGHKAENVDGAEVVVVSTAIKRDNPELMAARERRIPVVRRAEMLAELMRLKSCVAIAGTHGKTTTTTMVATLLDAGGLDPTVINGGIINAYGSNARLGAGDWMVVEADESDGTFLKLPTDVAIVTNVDPEHLDHFKTFDAVQDAFRHFVENLPFYGFAVMCTDHPVVQSLVGKIEDRRIITYGENPQADVRFVDLTPMGGGSKFKVAFRDRKTGHVHEIPDLMLPMPGRHNASNATAAIAVARELGVSDDAIRKAIAGFGGVKRRFTKTGEWNGVTVIDDYGHHPVEIAAVLKAARESTNGKIIAVVQPHRYTRLQSLFEEFCTCFNDADAVVVADVYAAGEAPIDGVDRDHFVAGLRAHGHREVIPLPGAPELAGIVKGIAKSGDLVVCLGAGNITQWAYALPDQLKALG; this is encoded by the coding sequence ATGAGACTGCCGCGCGAGATCGGACCCATCCACTTCGTCGGGATCGGCGGGATCGGCATGAGCGGCATCGCCGAGGTGCTGGTCAACCTCGGCTACGCCGTGCAGGGTTCGGACGCCTCCGACAATTACAATCTCGACCGTCTGCGCAAGAAGGGCGCAAAAGTCTCCGTGGGCCACAAGGCCGAGAATGTCGACGGTGCCGAGGTCGTCGTGGTCTCCACCGCGATCAAGCGCGACAATCCGGAATTGATGGCGGCGCGCGAGCGGCGCATTCCCGTGGTGCGCCGCGCCGAGATGCTGGCCGAGCTGATGCGGCTCAAGAGCTGCGTCGCGATTGCCGGTACGCACGGCAAGACCACGACCACGACGATGGTGGCAACGCTGCTCGATGCCGGCGGCCTCGATCCCACCGTGATCAACGGCGGCATCATCAACGCGTACGGTTCCAATGCGCGGTTGGGTGCCGGCGACTGGATGGTGGTGGAGGCCGACGAGAGCGACGGCACGTTCCTGAAACTGCCGACCGATGTCGCGATCGTCACCAATGTCGATCCCGAGCATCTCGACCACTTCAAGACGTTTGACGCCGTACAGGACGCATTCCGCCATTTCGTCGAGAATCTGCCGTTCTACGGCTTTGCCGTGATGTGCACCGATCACCCCGTCGTGCAAAGCCTCGTCGGCAAGATCGAGGATCGCCGCATCATTACGTACGGCGAGAATCCGCAGGCCGACGTGCGGTTCGTCGATCTGACCCCGATGGGCGGTGGCTCGAAGTTCAAGGTCGCGTTCCGTGATCGCAAGACAGGTCATGTGCACGAGATTCCGGATTTGATGCTGCCGATGCCGGGCCGCCACAACGCCTCCAACGCGACGGCCGCGATTGCGGTCGCGCGCGAGCTGGGCGTGTCTGACGACGCGATCCGCAAGGCGATCGCCGGCTTCGGCGGCGTCAAGCGCCGCTTCACCAAGACAGGTGAATGGAACGGCGTCACCGTGATCGACGATTACGGCCATCACCCCGTCGAGATCGCGGCGGTGCTGAAGGCGGCGCGGGAATCCACCAACGGCAAGATCATCGCCGTGGTGCAGCCGCACCGCTACACCCGCCTGCAATCGCTGTTTGAGGAATTCTGCACCTGCTTCAACGATGCGGATGCGGTTGTTGTCGCCGACGTCTATGCTGCGGGCGAGGCGCCGATCGACGGCGTCGACCGCGATCATTTCGTCGCAGGCCTGCGCGCGCATGGCCATCGCGAGGTGATCCCGCTGCCGGGGGCGCCGGAGCTCGCGGGCATCGTCAAGGGAATCGCCAAGTCCGGCGATCTCGTCGTGTGTCTCGGCGCCGGCAACATCACGCAGTGGGCGTATGCACTGCCGGACCAGCTGAAGGCGCTGGGGTAG
- the murG gene encoding undecaprenyldiphospho-muramoylpentapeptide beta-N-acetylglucosaminyltransferase, with amino-acid sequence MDTSPLILLAAGGTGGHLFPAEALGVELIRRGFRVRLVTDDRALRYSGLFSKDMIDVVASETARGRNPLQLAYAGLTLATGTLSAYRLIKRLKPVAVIGFGGYPTLPPLVAAKFAGVPSIIHDANAVLGRANRFLSSRVQAIATSLPGVLDRDPALAGKTTTVGTPMRPAVLAAAAVPYAVPEVNGPLRLLVVGGSQGARIMADIVPGAIERLEPALWSRLVLTQQVRDEDMTRVRAVYDKLKIKAELAPFFTDLPARLASNHLVVSRSGAGTVAELAAIGRPSILVPLPGAIDQDQFANAGVLAKVDGAIRIPQTEFTSDRLASEISAFAAEPARLATMAAAAKAAGRLDAAERLADLVVKVAGI; translated from the coding sequence ATGGACACCTCCCCCTTGATTCTTCTCGCCGCGGGCGGCACCGGCGGGCATCTGTTTCCGGCCGAGGCGCTCGGCGTCGAACTGATCCGGCGCGGCTTTCGCGTGCGGCTGGTCACCGATGACCGCGCGCTGCGCTATAGCGGGCTGTTCAGCAAGGACATGATCGACGTCGTTGCGAGTGAGACCGCGCGCGGACGCAATCCATTGCAGCTCGCCTATGCCGGCCTGACGCTTGCGACGGGAACGCTCTCTGCGTACCGCCTGATCAAGCGATTGAAGCCCGTTGCTGTCATCGGCTTCGGCGGCTATCCGACCTTGCCGCCGCTGGTTGCGGCAAAATTCGCCGGCGTGCCCAGCATCATCCACGACGCCAATGCCGTGCTCGGCCGTGCCAACCGTTTCCTGTCGAGTCGTGTTCAGGCCATTGCAACGTCGTTGCCGGGCGTGCTCGATCGCGATCCGGCGTTGGCGGGCAAGACCACGACGGTCGGCACGCCGATGCGGCCGGCCGTGCTTGCCGCAGCGGCTGTGCCATATGCCGTACCTGAGGTGAATGGCCCATTGCGCCTGCTCGTCGTCGGCGGCAGCCAGGGGGCGCGCATCATGGCCGACATCGTGCCCGGCGCGATCGAGCGGCTCGAGCCCGCGCTGTGGAGCCGGCTTGTCCTGACGCAGCAGGTCCGCGACGAGGACATGACCCGCGTGCGCGCGGTCTACGACAAGCTCAAGATCAAAGCCGAACTGGCGCCGTTCTTCACGGATCTGCCGGCGCGGCTCGCCTCCAATCATCTCGTGGTATCGCGCTCCGGCGCGGGCACCGTCGCCGAGCTCGCCGCGATCGGCCGGCCCTCGATCCTGGTGCCGCTGCCGGGCGCGATCGACCAGGACCAGTTCGCCAATGCCGGCGTGCTGGCCAAGGTCGACGGCGCCATCCGCATCCCGCAGACCGAATTCACCTCGGACCGGCTGGCGTCCGAGATCTCCGCTTTTGCTGCCGAGCCCGCGCGCCTTGCCACGATGGCTGCCGCGGCAAAGGCGGCAGGTCGGCTCGATGCCGCCGAACGGCTGGCCGATCTCGTGGTCAAAGTCGCTGGAATCTGA
- the ftsW gene encoding putative lipid II flippase FtsW has translation MLSREERTPFTEWWWTVDKPLLGAILVLMLTGVILSLAASPPVATRIGLDPFHFFSRHVMFLAPSFMVLVGVSFLSPRAIRRSALIIFTISIILIVVTLAVGPEVKGSRRWITLLGVNIQASEIAKPSFVVIAAWLFAESTKRPEMPATSMALVLLLMLVSLLVMEPDFGQTMLILMVWGSLFFIAGMRMIWVFGLAGLGAAGLFSAYLFVPHVAGRIKRFMNPASGDTFQVDTAMEAFYNGGWFGLGPGEGIAKRSLPDSHTDFVFAVAAEEFGIILCLAMLALFAFVVIRTLSRAYANEDMFSRFAASGLAILFGVQAAINMSVNLQLIPAKGMTLPFISYGGSSIVSLSYGVGMMLALTRLRPRTEVEASGRADAMRSYA, from the coding sequence ATGCTCTCCCGTGAAGAACGCACCCCCTTTACCGAGTGGTGGTGGACCGTCGACAAGCCGCTGCTCGGCGCGATCCTGGTGTTAATGCTGACCGGCGTCATCCTGTCGCTGGCGGCGAGCCCGCCGGTTGCGACCCGCATCGGGCTCGATCCCTTCCACTTCTTCAGCCGCCACGTGATGTTCCTGGCGCCGTCCTTCATGGTGCTGGTCGGCGTCTCCTTTCTGTCGCCGCGCGCGATCAGGCGAAGCGCGCTGATCATCTTCACGATCAGCATCATCCTGATCGTGGTGACGCTCGCTGTCGGTCCCGAGGTGAAGGGCTCGCGGCGCTGGATCACGCTGCTCGGCGTCAATATCCAGGCCTCCGAAATCGCCAAGCCGTCCTTCGTCGTCATCGCGGCCTGGCTGTTCGCGGAATCGACCAAGCGGCCGGAGATGCCGGCGACCTCGATGGCGCTGGTGCTGCTGTTGATGCTGGTCTCGCTGCTGGTGATGGAGCCGGACTTCGGCCAGACCATGCTGATCCTGATGGTGTGGGGCTCGCTGTTCTTCATCGCGGGCATGCGCATGATCTGGGTGTTCGGCCTCGCAGGCCTCGGCGCGGCCGGCCTGTTCAGCGCCTACCTGTTCGTTCCGCACGTCGCAGGCCGCATCAAGCGCTTCATGAATCCCGCCTCCGGCGACACCTTCCAGGTCGATACCGCGATGGAGGCCTTCTACAACGGCGGCTGGTTCGGCCTCGGACCGGGCGAGGGCATTGCCAAGCGCAGCCTGCCGGACAGCCATACCGACTTCGTGTTCGCGGTTGCCGCCGAAGAGTTCGGCATCATCCTGTGCCTCGCCATGCTGGCGCTGTTCGCCTTCGTCGTGATCCGCACCCTGTCGCGCGCCTATGCCAATGAGGACATGTTCTCGCGGTTCGCGGCGTCCGGCCTTGCGATCCTGTTCGGCGTGCAGGCGGCGATCAACATGTCGGTCAACCTCCAGCTCATCCCCGCCAAGGGCATGACGTTGCCCTTCATTTCCTACGGCGGTTCGTCGATCGTGTCGCTCTCCTATGGCGTCGGCATGATGCTGGCGTTGACACGGTTGCGCCCACGCACCGAGGTGGAAGCCAGCGGCCGCGCCGACGCGATGCGCAGCTACGCGTAG
- the murD gene encoding UDP-N-acetylmuramoyl-L-alanine--D-glutamate ligase, with product MIPVTSFAGKTVAVFGLGGSGLASCHALKAGGAEVIAADDNAENVAKAAQAGFITADLRNVSWANFAALVLAPGVPLTHPVPHWSVLKAREAGCEVIGDIELFCRERRRHAPNAPFVAITGTNGKSTTTALIAHLTKVAGYDTQMGGNIGTAILSLEPPRMGRVHVIEMSSYQIDLTPSLDPSVGILLNVSEDHIDRHGTIERYAAVKERLVAGVQAGGTSIVGVDDGYCRDIADRLDRAGKNVVRISVKNPLASGIHVEHGTIVRTAGGARSEIATLGGIGSLRGLHNAQNAACAAAAALAMGIDRDVLQNGLRSFPGLAHRMEQVGRRGNVLFVNDSKGTNADATAHALSSFADIFWIAGGKPKAGGITGLTGYFPRIRKAYLIGEAAQEFSGTLGTVPHEISQTLDVAVEHAARDAEASGLPDAVVLLSPACASFDQYRNFEIRGTKFRELVQALPGVKPVV from the coding sequence ATGATCCCGGTTACATCCTTTGCTGGCAAGACGGTCGCGGTGTTCGGCCTCGGCGGCTCGGGGCTAGCGTCCTGCCACGCGCTGAAGGCCGGTGGGGCCGAGGTGATCGCGGCCGATGATAATGCCGAGAACGTCGCCAAGGCGGCTCAGGCCGGTTTCATCACCGCCGATCTGCGCAACGTCTCCTGGGCGAATTTCGCAGCGCTGGTACTCGCGCCCGGCGTGCCGCTGACCCATCCCGTGCCGCACTGGAGCGTGCTGAAAGCGCGCGAGGCGGGCTGCGAGGTGATCGGCGACATCGAGCTGTTCTGCCGCGAGCGGCGCCGCCACGCGCCGAATGCGCCGTTCGTCGCGATCACAGGCACCAACGGCAAGTCCACCACGACGGCCCTGATCGCGCATCTCACCAAGGTCGCCGGCTACGACACCCAGATGGGCGGCAATATCGGCACTGCGATCCTGTCGCTGGAGCCGCCGCGCATGGGCCGCGTCCACGTCATCGAGATGTCGTCCTACCAGATCGACCTCACACCCTCGCTCGATCCCTCTGTCGGCATCTTGCTCAATGTCAGCGAGGATCACATCGATCGCCACGGCACGATCGAACGTTACGCCGCCGTGAAGGAGCGCCTCGTTGCGGGGGTGCAGGCGGGCGGCACCTCGATCGTCGGCGTCGATGATGGCTATTGTCGCGACATTGCTGACCGGCTCGACCGCGCCGGCAAGAATGTGGTGCGCATCTCCGTCAAGAATCCGCTGGCTTCGGGCATTCATGTCGAGCACGGCACCATCGTGCGCACCGCTGGTGGCGCCCGCAGCGAGATCGCCACGCTCGGCGGCATCGGTTCGCTGCGCGGCCTTCACAATGCGCAGAACGCGGCGTGTGCGGCCGCGGCCGCGCTGGCGATGGGCATCGACCGGGACGTGCTGCAGAACGGCCTGCGCAGCTTTCCGGGCCTAGCGCATCGCATGGAGCAGGTCGGCCGCCGCGGCAACGTGCTGTTTGTCAACGACTCCAAGGGCACCAATGCGGACGCCACCGCGCACGCGCTGTCGTCCTTTGCCGACATTTTCTGGATCGCCGGCGGCAAGCCGAAGGCGGGTGGCATCACTGGCCTGACCGGCTACTTCCCGCGTATCCGAAAAGCCTATCTGATCGGCGAGGCCGCGCAGGAGTTTTCGGGCACGCTCGGCACGGTCCCGCACGAGATCAGCCAGACGCTCGACGTCGCCGTCGAGCACGCCGCGCGCGATGCGGAAGCCTCGGGTCTTCCCGATGCGGTCGTGCTGCTGTCGCCGGCCTGCGCGTCCTTCGACCAGTACCGCAACTTCGAAATTCGCGGCACCAAGTTCCGCGAGTTGGTGCAGGCGCTGCCGGGTGTGAAGCCGGTGGTGTAA
- the mraY gene encoding phospho-N-acetylmuramoyl-pentapeptide-transferase has protein sequence MFYWLIDLSNTFPGFGAVRTVLNVFRYITFRTGGAIVTGALFVFLFGPWIIDHLRIRQGKGQPIRTDGPQSHLAKKGTPTMGGLMILSGLTVGTVLWCNPLNPYVWIVLAVTLGFGFVGFYDDYLKVTKQTTSGFGGKLRLLIEGIIALVACYALVRLNRDPASTALTIPFLKDTVLHFGWFFVVFGAFVIVGAGNAVNLTDGLDGLAIVPVMIATASFAMIAYLAGNAVFADYLQIKYVAGTGELAVLCGALLGAGLGFLWFNAPPASIFMGDTGSLALGGMLGAIAVAVKHEIVLAVIGGLFVLEAVSVIVQVVSFKLTGKRIFRMAPIHHHFEQLGWTEPQIVIRFWIISVMLALAGLSTLKLR, from the coding sequence ATGTTTTACTGGCTGATCGACCTCTCCAACACATTTCCGGGCTTCGGTGCAGTGCGCACCGTACTGAACGTATTCCGCTACATCACCTTCCGCACCGGCGGCGCCATCGTCACCGGCGCGCTGTTCGTGTTCCTGTTCGGGCCCTGGATCATCGATCATTTGCGCATCCGCCAGGGCAAGGGCCAGCCGATCCGCACCGACGGTCCGCAATCGCATCTGGCCAAGAAGGGCACGCCCACCATGGGCGGGCTGATGATCCTGTCGGGCCTCACGGTCGGCACCGTGCTGTGGTGCAACCCGCTCAATCCCTATGTCTGGATCGTGCTGGCGGTGACGCTCGGCTTCGGTTTCGTCGGCTTCTATGACGATTACCTGAAGGTGACCAAGCAGACCACGAGCGGTTTCGGCGGCAAGCTGCGTCTGCTCATTGAAGGAATCATCGCGCTTGTGGCCTGCTACGCGCTGGTGCGGCTGAATCGCGATCCCGCATCGACCGCTCTGACGATTCCCTTCCTGAAGGACACCGTGCTGCATTTCGGCTGGTTCTTCGTCGTGTTCGGCGCTTTCGTCATCGTCGGCGCCGGCAATGCGGTGAACCTCACCGACGGTCTCGACGGCCTCGCCATCGTGCCGGTGATGATCGCGACAGCGAGCTTTGCGATGATCGCCTATCTCGCCGGCAACGCCGTGTTCGCCGACTATCTCCAGATCAAATATGTTGCCGGTACCGGCGAGCTTGCCGTGCTTTGCGGGGCGCTGTTGGGCGCCGGCCTGGGCTTCCTCTGGTTCAACGCGCCGCCGGCCTCGATCTTCATGGGTGACACCGGCTCGCTCGCGCTGGGCGGCATGCTGGGTGCGATCGCGGTCGCGGTGAAGCACGAGATCGTGCTCGCGGTGATCGGCGGTCTGTTCGTGCTGGAGGCGGTCTCGGTCATCGTGCAAGTGGTGTCGTTCAAGCTGACGGGCAAGCGCATCTTCCGCATGGCGCCGATCCACCATCATTTCGAGCAACTCGGCTGGACCGAGCCGCAGATCGTGATCCGCTTCTGGATCATCTCGGTGATGCTGGCGCTCGCCGGCCTTTCCACGCTGAAGCTGCGCTGA
- a CDS encoding UDP-N-acetylmuramoyl-tripeptide--D-alanyl-D-alanine ligase translates to MSGPLWTVAEVARALGAAGSFPDTPIDFVTQDSRLVKPGSLFVALSGTPSGGFISAFASARDGWEFADKAEASGAVAMIVPHEIAGIGVPQIIVKDTLIDGLWGLARAARARFNGPVIGLTGSAGKTSTKEFLGAYPNAYASPSSFNNFWGVPLTLCNARPDASLWVVEMGMNQLGEIARLSELTRPTVALVVNVQPVHLEKLGSLDAIRREKVSIALGLSEGGVLVLPAGIKAPDWKGKVVRFGEKAEVHEVKHAPHGESWQVVAKIGKKEIAFSLTPGAPHRVQNALAALASVHAAHLDVATLAIKLDRVGIMTGRGVEQAVGGVTVIDDSFNGNPASVAAALQSLQARNMTGGRRIAVLGDMLELGEDAPSYHTALTTHLHGIDGIYCVGPLMRHLYDALPAGKGLGWHDDPATLKPGEVAGLLKAGDVVVVKGSKKMFWVNKFVPALVAALQAKA, encoded by the coding sequence ATGAGCGGGCCACTATGGACGGTTGCCGAGGTGGCGCGTGCGCTGGGCGCGGCCGGATCATTCCCGGACACGCCGATCGACTTCGTCACCCAGGACAGTCGCCTGGTGAAGCCGGGCAGTCTCTTTGTCGCGCTATCAGGCACGCCGAGCGGCGGCTTCATCTCGGCTTTCGCCAGCGCGCGCGACGGCTGGGAGTTCGCGGACAAGGCGGAAGCCTCAGGCGCGGTCGCCATGATCGTGCCGCACGAGATCGCAGGGATCGGTGTTCCGCAGATCATCGTCAAGGATACGCTGATCGACGGTCTCTGGGGGCTCGCGCGTGCCGCGCGCGCACGCTTCAATGGTCCGGTGATCGGGCTCACCGGCAGCGCGGGCAAGACCAGCACCAAGGAATTCCTCGGTGCTTACCCTAATGCCTATGCGAGCCCGTCGAGCTTCAACAATTTCTGGGGCGTGCCGCTGACGCTGTGCAACGCCCGGCCCGATGCCAGCCTCTGGGTCGTCGAGATGGGCATGAACCAGCTAGGTGAGATCGCGCGACTCAGCGAATTGACGCGACCGACTGTCGCGCTCGTCGTCAACGTCCAGCCGGTGCATCTCGAAAAGCTCGGCTCGCTCGATGCCATCAGGCGCGAGAAAGTGTCGATTGCACTCGGCCTGTCCGAGGGTGGCGTGCTGGTGCTGCCGGCCGGGATCAAGGCGCCGGACTGGAAGGGCAAGGTGGTGCGCTTCGGTGAAAAGGCCGAGGTGCACGAGGTGAAACACGCACCGCATGGCGAGAGCTGGCAGGTCGTGGCCAAAATCGGCAAGAAGGAGATCGCCTTCAGCCTGACCCCGGGCGCGCCGCATCGCGTGCAGAACGCGCTCGCCGCGCTCGCCTCGGTTCACGCCGCGCATCTCGACGTCGCGACGCTTGCCATCAAGCTCGATCGCGTGGGGATCATGACCGGCCGCGGCGTCGAGCAGGCGGTCGGCGGTGTCACCGTGATCGACGACAGCTTTAACGGCAATCCGGCGAGTGTTGCTGCCGCGCTGCAAAGCTTGCAGGCGCGCAACATGACCGGCGGCCGTCGCATTGCGGTGCTCGGCGACATGCTGGAATTGGGCGAGGACGCACCGAGCTACCACACCGCGCTGACCACGCATCTCCACGGCATCGACGGCATCTATTGCGTCGGTCCGCTGATGCGGCACCTCTATGACGCGCTTCCCGCCGGCAAGGGGCTCGGCTGGCACGACGATCCCGCCACGCTGAAGCCGGGTGAGGTCGCGGGCCTGCTGAAGGCAGGCGATGTCGTGGTTGTCAAGGGCAGCAAGAAGATGTTCTGGGTCAACAAGTTTGTGCCTGCCCTAGTGGCCGCCTTGCAGGCAAAGGCGTAA